The nucleotide sequence ATGACTGGAATATTCACCGCATCACTGATCGCACGGGTGACACCCAGATCAAAACCGGTTTTAACACCATCACGATCCATGCTGGTTAACAGAATTTCACCAGCGCCGTAATCAGCCATTTTAATGGCCCATTCAACCGCATCAATTCCGGTTGGTTTACGGCCACCATGGGTGAAGATTTCCCATTTATTATCTGGGTCGCCCAGGTCGCCAGAACCCGCCACACGCTTAGCATCAATGGCGACCACAATACATTGCGCACCAAACTTCTCAGACGCTTCACGCACAAATTCTGGGTTATACACCGCTGCTGAGTTGATCGATACCTTATCTGCTCCGGCATTTAACATGCGGCGAATATCGTCAATTTCGCGAATGCCGCCACCCACGGTTAACGGGATAAATACATGCTCGGCAATGGCTTCCACCATCTGCACTGTGGTGCCACGATCTTCATGGGTCGCGGTAATATCTAAAAAGGTAATTTCGTCGGCGCCTTGCTCATCGTAACGCTTGGCGACTTCAACCGGATCTCCGGCATCACGAATGCCAACAAAGTTGACGCCTTTTACGACGCGGCCCTGGTCAACATCCAGACAAGGAATAATTCGTTTTGCTAATGCCATGTGTTCTTACGCCTGACCGTCCCAGTTTAAAAAGTTCTGCAGCAACTGCAGCCCGTTTTTATGGCTTTTTTCCGGGTGAAATTGCACCGCAAATACGTTGTCTTGGCCTAGCGCCGCATCGAACGACTTGCCATAAAAACCACGGCCTTTCACCTGACTTTTATCGTTTGCATCGACATAATAAGAGTGCACAAAATAGAAGCGGCTGCCGTCAGCAATATCTGTCCATAACGGATGAGCCAGCGTTTCCACCTGATTCCAGCCCATATGAGGGACTTTCAGGCGTTCACCTTTTTCTTTCAGATCATCGCCGAAGTATTTCACCTCGCCGTCGAACAGATTCAGGCAATCCACACCACCGTTTTCTTCCGAGTGATTCATCATCGCCTGCAGGCCGACACAAATCCCTAGCAAAGGCTTAGTCTTTTTTACTTCGGCAACAATCTGATCAATGCCCTGAGCTTTGATTTCACCCATGCAATCACGAATCGCACCCACACCGGGCAATACCACATGATCCGCTGCCAGAATTTCTTCTGGCTTGGAAGTCACAAGCACCTGAGTATCGGGAGCCACTTTTTGTAACGCACCATGAGCTGAGTGCAGGTTGCCCATGCCGTAATCGATAACAGCACATACTTTACTCGCCGCCATGAGTTACAGGGTTCCCTTTGTCGAGGGCATCACACCCGCCATACGCGGATCTTGCTCAACCGCCATACGCAATGCACGACCAAAGGCTTTAAAGATGGTTTCAGCCTGGTGGTGCGCGTTAAACCCTTTCAGATTATCGATGTGCAACGTGACCTTGGCGTGGTTAACAAAGCCGTAGAAGAATTCCCAAAACAGCTGAGTATCAAATTTGCCGATGTTGCCACGAGTGAAGTCACACTTAAAATCCAGACCCGGACGACCGGAGAAGTCGATCACAACGCGTGACAGCGCTTCGTCTAATGGCACATAAGAGTGGCCATAACGGACGATGCCTTTCTTATCACCGATGGCTTCAGCAAACGCTTGCCCAAGCGTGATACCAATGTCCTCCACCGTGTGGTGATCATCGATATGGGTATCACCATCACAGTAAATATCGAGATCAATCAGACCATGGCGGGCAATTTGATCCATCATGTGCTCAAGAAAAGGCACACCGGTATCAAATTTGGCTTTGCCGGTACCATCCAGATTGATACTGACACGGATTTTCGTCTCCAGCGTATTACGCTCGACGGTCGCACTGCGTCCAGAACTTGCAGTCGTGGCCATGAACTCAACTCTCGCAAAATTTTGAAAAACGCATTATAAAGCAGCCAGATAAAA is from Bacterioplanoides sp. SCSIO 12839 and encodes:
- the hisF gene encoding imidazole glycerol phosphate synthase subunit HisF, which encodes MALAKRIIPCLDVDQGRVVKGVNFVGIRDAGDPVEVAKRYDEQGADEITFLDITATHEDRGTTVQMVEAIAEHVFIPLTVGGGIREIDDIRRMLNAGADKVSINSAAVYNPEFVREASEKFGAQCIVVAIDAKRVAGSGDLGDPDNKWEIFTHGGRKPTGIDAVEWAIKMADYGAGEILLTSMDRDGVKTGFDLGVTRAISDAVNIPVIASGGVGNLEHLAEGVTLGHADAVLAASIFHFGEYTVQEAKQHMADAGIEMRLD
- the hisH gene encoding imidazole glycerol phosphate synthase subunit HisH; the encoded protein is MAASKVCAVIDYGMGNLHSAHGALQKVAPDTQVLVTSKPEEILAADHVVLPGVGAIRDCMGEIKAQGIDQIVAEVKKTKPLLGICVGLQAMMNHSEENGGVDCLNLFDGEVKYFGDDLKEKGERLKVPHMGWNQVETLAHPLWTDIADGSRFYFVHSYYVDANDKSQVKGRGFYGKSFDAALGQDNVFAVQFHPEKSHKNGLQLLQNFLNWDGQA
- the hisB gene encoding imidazoleglycerol-phosphate dehydratase HisB; the protein is MATTASSGRSATVERNTLETKIRVSINLDGTGKAKFDTGVPFLEHMMDQIARHGLIDLDIYCDGDTHIDDHHTVEDIGITLGQAFAEAIGDKKGIVRYGHSYVPLDEALSRVVIDFSGRPGLDFKCDFTRGNIGKFDTQLFWEFFYGFVNHAKVTLHIDNLKGFNAHHQAETIFKAFGRALRMAVEQDPRMAGVMPSTKGTL